GACAATTGCTGATGCTAGTGACGACCAAACAGTGAATATTTGGCAGCGTGATGGTAAATGGTTGCGAACTTTGTCAGGGCATCAAGGCACGGTTAGAGATGTCAGCTTTAGCCCTGACGGTAAAATAATTGCTACCGCTAGTTTTGACCACACAGTAAAGCTGTGGCGCATATCGGACGGTACTTTAATTAAAACTATTAACGCTCATTCGGCTGAGGTTTATAGTGTATCTTGGTCTGCTGACGGACAAATGATTGCTTCAGGTAGTGCTGATAAAACTGTTAAAATCTGGAGAGTTAGTGATGGTCAATTATTAAAAACTTTGTCAGGTCATAATGGTGATGTCAATAGTGTCAGTTTTAGTCCCGACGGTCAAACAATCGCTTCAGGTAGTGCTGATAAAACTATTAAAATCTGGAGAATTAGTGACGGACTTTGCTAAAAACTTTAACTGGGCATACTGCGGCAGTTAACAGTGTGGCTTTTAGTCCTGACGGTAAAATAGCTTCAGGTAGTGCTGATAATACTATCAAAATTTGGAAGTCTAGTGACGGCACTTTGCTAAAAACAATAAAGGCACATAACGATCAAGTAACTTCGGTAAGTTTCAGCCCCGATGGTCAAACTTTAGCCTCAGCTAGTATTGATACAGCAATTAAACTTTGGAATACCCAAGATGGCACTTTGCTGCAAACTTTCTTGGGACACACTATAGCAGTCTTTGGTGTTAGTTTCAGCCCCGATGGTCAGACAATAGCTTCCGCTAGCGGAGATCAAAGTGTTATACTTTGGCGGCGAGACAACAGTTTAATTAAAACTCTCACTGGACATAAC
The window above is part of the Tolypothrix sp. NIES-4075 genome. Proteins encoded here:
- a CDS encoding WD40 repeat domain-containing protein, whose amino-acid sequence is TIADASDDQTVNIWQRDGKWLRTLSGHQGTVRDVSFSPDGKIIATASFDHTVKLWRISDGTLIKTINAHSAEVYSVSWSADGQMIASGSADKTVKIWRVSDGQLLKTLSGHNGDVNSVSFSPDGQTIASGSADKTIKIWRISDGLC
- a CDS encoding WD40 repeat domain-containing protein, translating into MLKTLTGHTAAVNSVAFSPDGKIASGSADNTIKIWKSSDGTLLKTIKAHNDQVTSVSFSPDGQTLASASIDTAIKLWNTQDGTLLQTFLGHTIAVFGVSFSPDGQTIASASGDQSVILWRRDNSLIKTLTGHNSRVNSVSFSPQGNLLATASDDKSIKLWQIPSMTLRDSLEGYDKSSG